GTGAGGGGATTAGGACAGGTGAGGGGATGAGGACAGGTGAGGACAGGTGAGGGGATgaggacaggaggggacaggtgaggggacgaggacaggtggggacaggtgagggggATGAGGACAGGTGAGGGGGACGAGGACAGGTGAGGGGATGAGGACAGGTGAGGACAGGTgagggggacaaggacaggtggggacaggtgagaaCACTCACCTGGCGAGCTGCTCCGggccctggcagcctggggaaaGACAAAATTCCCTTGGCAGAAACGGAAGCACGGAAATCTCCCCACAGGGCACAGGTGAGGCACGAGGGGCTCCCACACCCGGATCCTCTCACCTGTCTCCCCTCACTCACCCTGGCCCGTCCCGGTCTCTCCGCCATTCCCGGGCGCTCCCAGCTCCGCTGCCCGGTACCGGCTCCGGCCCCCGCGCTCAGCGCCGCCCCGGCCGcggccctgagggcagagggaggCGGCGCTCGggtcccgctcccgctccgggtcccgctcccgctcccgttCCCGCCCGGGGCTCCCCCGCCTCCCTCACCCGTTCCCGCGCTCGCCATGGGCGCCGCCATATTGCGCGCCGTCCCCATGGAAGGCCCCCCGCTGCCATAGCAACGGGGCTGCCCCGCCCGGCGCCTGATTGCAAACCCGCCGTTACCGTAGCAACGAGGCGCGCCGCGCCAAGGAAGGCCCCCGCTGCCATGGTGACGGGCCTGCCCCGAGCAGCGCCTGATTGGAAACCCGCCGTTACCATAGCAACGAGGCGCACCGCCCCAAGGAAGGCCCCCGCTGCCATGGTGACGGGGCTGCCCCGAGCAGCGCCTGGTCCGAGCCGCTGTCGCGATTCTCCTCCTGTCGCGGCCGTTCCCCGGTGCCGCGGGGCTCGTCCTGCCGGGATCCGGGCTCGGGCACCCCCGCAGGAAACATCGCGATACGCCGCCAGAAAATCGCGATATCGCGACACAACCACCAGATGGCGCCTTAAAATCGCGATATCGCGACAAAACACCTGCGATATAGCCTTAAAATCGCGATATTGTGACACAACCCCCGGATATCGCCAGAAAACGCCAAAAATCGCCCGGAGGCCCAAAAATCGCTTTTATTGATCAACAAACGGGGCTAGGCCGGAAATGGGGGAGGGgactgggctggactgggatatactgggagcactgggctggactgggggGGCTGCACTGCGTTGGACTGGTCCACACCGGTCTGGACTGGTCCGGACTGGGAGCATTGGGATGGCTGGACTGGACTGGACTGGGTTGTACTGGTCCGGACCGGTCTGGACTGGGTTGTACTGGGTTGTACTGGTCCAGACTGGGTCGTTCTGGGTTGTTCTGGGTCGTACTGGTCCGGACTGGTGGGGCCCTACTGGTAGTAGAGCTCCAGGTTCATCCCGTCGTGGATCTCATCTGGAGCCGCCGTCAAGGAAACGAATTTGGGGTtctggggtgtttggggttgggtttttggggttggagggttttggggaggggctctgggggttgtttggggttctggggtcggagggttttggggagagtttctgggattctgggttttggggttctggggtttttggggttctgggggtgtttgggattttgggggggttttggggttctggggatttttttggggttctgggattttggagttctgaggggtgtttggggttggaggattttggggttctgcAGCTTTTTGAGtcaggtttttggggttttggggctgaagggttttggggagcagctctgggggttgtttggggttctggggtcggagggttttggggttgaAGGATTTTGGGGAGAGTTTCTGGGATTCCgggtttttggggttctggggtgtttgggattttggggattttttggggttctgGGATTTTTGGAGTTCTGAGCGGTGTTTGGGGttggaggattttggggttcagCAGTTTTTGgagtggggtttttggggttttggggttgggtttttggggttgaAGGATTTTGGCGAGAGTTtctgggggatttttggagttctggggtttttggggttctggGGATGAAGGGTTTTGGgcaggggctctggggggtttttggggctctGGGGTGTTTGGGATTCTGGGGATGTTTGGGTTTTAGGAGAGGTTTTGGGgttctgaggggtttttggggttctggGAGGTTTTTAGGGTTGGGTTTCTGTGGGGTGTTTGGGGTCAGGTTTTTGGGgttctgggttttttggggttcttGGGGATGTTTGGTGTTCGGTTTCTGGGATTCTGAGGGGTGTTTGGGGTCGGGTTTTTGGGGTtcggggggtttttggggtggcaTTTTGGGTGGATACAGTCCCCAAGCGTGACGTGGTCTTTGAAGATCGTGTACctggggggaggggaaggggggggtgtcaccccctccccaaaaccccagagcaggcagcacccCCCCCAGGGCCCCCCAAAACCCCGGGGCTCCCTCctgaccccccaaaacccctcaggtgCTCCCCTAGAGCCCCCAAAACCCTTCAGGTGCCCCTCaaacccctccccaaaccccctgtgGGCCCCAgaccaccccaaacccctcagctgctgccttagaaccccccaaaaccccccaggtgcccccagaccATTTTTTGAGCACGATCTTGTCCCAGCGCGTGCCGGTCTGTGCCGCTATCAGCTTCTTCAGGTCCCGGATTGAGTCCTCGGGGCTGCCCCGCCGTCAAGGAAACGGGGACACAAACACACCCcagaacaccccaaaaccagccccaaaaccagcccaaacacACCCCAGAACACcgcaaaaaccaccccaaaacctgccccaaaaacccgcccaaacacaccccaaaacagccccaaaacctgccccaaaaccagcccaaacacACCCcagaacaccccaaaaaccaccccaaaacctgccccaaaaaccagcccaaacacaccccaaaacagccccaaaacctgccccaaaaccagcccaaacacACCCcagaacaccccaaaaaccaccccaaaaccagccccaacACACCCcagaacaccccaaaaaccaccccaaaacctgccccaaaaccagcccaaacacACCCCAAAACGGCCCCAAAACCACGCCAAAACctgccccaaaaccagcccaaacacACCCCAAAACGGCCCCAAAACCACGCCAAAACCtgccccaaaaccagcacaaacaCACCCcagaacaccccaaaaaccaccccaaaacctgccccAAAAACCCGCCCAAACACACCCTAAAATggccccaaaaccacccaaaaacctgccccaaaaccagcccaaaactgccccaaaactgcctcagaacagccccaaaaccagcccaaacacaccccaaaaccaccctaaacacaccccaaaacctgccccCAAACCAgaccaaaaccagcccaaacacACCCCAAAACTgtcccaaaaccagccccaaaaccagcccaaaacctgcttcaaaaccagcccaaacacaccccaaaaccagcccaaacacACCCCAAAACTgtcccaaaaccagcccaaaacctgcctcaaaaccagcccaaacacaccacaaaactgccccaaaaccaGCTCAAAACCTGCCCCAAAATACCCCCCAAAACCAgaccaaaacaccccaaaacctgccccaaaacaaccccaaaactgccTCAAAACAGCCCCGAAACCAGCCCAAAGACACCctaaaaccacccaaaaatcctccaaaactgccccaaaaccagcccagacACCCCTAAACCACCTCAAAATCCTCCAAAACCACACCCCAAAAGCTCAGCAAAAcctgccccaaaactgccccaaaccagcccaaaacTCCAAAATCTTGCCCCAAATACCCTCCAATACCtgccccaaacaccccaaaaccacagcaaaacacctccaaaaccaGACCAAACATACCCCAAAAacacaccccaaaatcctccaaaacctgccccaaaacacccccaaaacagccccaaacaccccccaaaaaatccccaaaacaatccccaaaaaccaccccaaaacctgccccaaaacctcccaCACACCTCCCTGAAACCTcctcaaaaccccaaaatctccccaaaacctCAAATCCTTCCTAAAACACCCCCAAAAgctcccaaaatatccccaaaacatcccaaaacaacaccaaaacatcccaaaagccaccaaatcaccccaaaatctcccccaaaagctcctcaaaaccCCTTAATATCCCCCAAAAACTTCTCCCAACACCCCAAAACTTCCCAAAACTTCTCCAAAACCACCCCAATCTTCAAATCCTCCCAAAACCCtacccaaaacccccccaaaaccccaaatcccacccagaacGCCCCAAAACTTCACCAAATCCCCcgaaaacctccccaaatcccccctaaagTTCCCCAAaacttccccaaatccccccaaaaccccaaatcccacccagaacactcccaaaacctccccaaatcccccttaaagttccccaaatcccctctaaacctccccaaatcccccaaaaaccttccccaaaaccccaaatccccccaaaaccccaaatcccacccagaacactcccaaaacctccccaaatcccccctaaaattccccaaaacctccccaaaacctccccaaatcccctctaaacctcacccaaaaccccaaatccccccagaacaccccaaatccccccaaatcccccaaaaacttcccccaaaatcccaaatcccacccagaacaccccaaaacctccccaaatcacCTCTAAAcctccccaaacctccccaaatcccccctaaagttccccaaatccccccaaaacctccccaaatccccccaaaacctccccaaattccctctaagcctccccaaatcccccctaaacTTCCCCTAagcctccccaaatcccccctaaacCCCAAACCCCGGGCCCAGGAAGGATATTTGCATTTCACCCGGACCTTCTTCCCCAGGCGGTCGTTGCAGACGACCTCGATCATGGCTGGGAAcggggaaaggggggaaaaatggggaaaaatgggggaaagggggggggggaaatgggggaaaatggggaaaaaattgggaaaatgggggaaatggggaaaaatggggggaaatgggggaaatgggggaaaatgggaaaaaaatggggaaaaagggggaaaatggggaaaaagaggaaaaaggggggaaaatggggggaaaatggggaaaatgggggaaaaagggggaaaaatggagaagaaatgggggaaaagggggaaaaagggggaaaaatggagaagaaatggggaaaaatgggggaaaagggggaaaaaggggggaaaagggggaaaaaaaaggggaaaaatggggggaaatgggggaaaaatggggaaaagggagggagaaaaggggggaaatggggaaaaatttgggaaaatgggggaaaatgggaaaaaatttggaaagggaggggaaaaggggggaaaaatgagaaaaaaatgggaaaaattgggaaaatggggggaaaaggggaaaaatggggaaaggaggggggaaaaaagggaaaaaaaatgggtaaaaatggggaaaggaggggaaaaagggggggaaaagggagggaaaaagggggaaaaatggggggaaaagggggaaaaaaggggaaaaatggagaagaaatggggaaaaatgggggaaaaaggggggaaaatgggggaaaaatgggaaaaattgggaaaatgggggaaaaaggagaaaaatggggaaaggaggggaaaaaaagggaaaaaatgggtaaaaatgggggaaaatggggaaaatggggaaaatggggggaaaatggggaaaaatggggggaaaatgggggaaagcgagggaaaaagggggaaaaatgaggaaaaatggggaaaaaagtgggaaatggggaaaatggggaaaatgggggaaaagaggggaaaatggggaaaatgggaaaaatggggaaaggaggggaaaaaagagaaaaaattgggaaaagggagggaaaaagggggaaaaaagggaaaatgggggggaatggggaaaatggggggggaaaaagggaaaaattgggaagagggaaggaaagaggggggaaatggggaaaaggaaaaatgggaatatgggaaaggaaatgggaatgggaaaaagcaggaaaaagaggaaaaagggggaaaagggaatatgggaaaaggggaggaaaagggaaagagaaagagaaaaagggaaaaagagaaggaaaagggaaaggaagaaagaagagaaggggaaaggaaaatggaaaaggggaaaaacaaaaaggggaaggagaagggaaaaggaaaaagagagtgGACGAACgggagggaaagggagaggggaaaCGGGGAAAAGCggagaaaaagggaaggaaaaagagaaaaaagaggaaaaaagagaaaaacgggaggaaaagagagaaaagggaaagggggaagaagaagggaaaggaaaaggaggaaggggaaaaggggaaacggaaagaaaaagggaaaggggaggaggaaaaggtggaaaaaaggagaaaaaaaaggagaaaaaaaaggagaaaaaaaaaaggagaaaaagaggcaaaaagGGAAAAGCGGGAGGGAACAGGGACGGGACGAGAAGGAAAAGGGCAGCGGGGAAAGGCCCGGGGGCACAGGGGAGGGAGAGCGCTCGGTACCGGAGGCAGCGAACGGGAGAAGCCCCGGTTCcaccgccggggccgccccagagccgcccccgcccccccggGCACCTCCCGAGCCCCTTCGGGAGCCCCAAATCCGCcccgggagccccaaatcccccccgggggccccaaatcccccccggTACCTCCCGGGCCCGCCTCGCTCCGCCACAGCCGCGCCGGAACCGGGGGTGACGTCAGAGGGAGGCGCCGGAAGTGGCGTTATCGCTCAGGGCCAAAATGGCGGCGGGGCCTGAGGGGAGCGGGCGGGAAATGTTTGTTGTTAATGTTTATAAACGTTTGTAAATTGATGAAAGTTTATACATTTATTAAAGTTTTCTCCCCaaagtcacttttttttttttcttttcggTTTGGGCAAAAGCGGCTTCAGAGCCTCATCGCGACCCCACGGGGGaatttccaccccaaatccgccccaaattcccccaaagttccccagatcctcccaAATTCACCAAATTCCCCCctaaatcaccccaaaatccccggaATGCGGCCTAAATCCtcccaaatcctgcccaaatccccctcacatccccccaaatccctcaaaccaccccaacaccccaaatccaacccaaattcccccaaaacctcccaaatcccctccaatctccccaaatcccccaaatgtGCCCCAAATCCACTCCAAATCCActccaaatccccccaaacaccccagaTTCCCTCAAATTCCCCCTAAACCCACCCAAATTCCCTCCTaaatcccccaaaccctcccaaaattt
The Passer domesticus isolate bPasDom1 chromosome 34, bPasDom1.hap1, whole genome shotgun sequence genome window above contains:
- the UBL5 gene encoding ubiquitin-like protein 5, whose translation is MIEVVCNDRLGKKVRVKCNPEDSIRDLKKLIAAQTGTRWDKIVLKKWYTIFKDHVTLGDYEIHDGMNLELYYQ